In a single window of the Niabella ginsenosidivorans genome:
- the rnr gene encoding ribonuclease R: MTKKTKKKKSRSSSGSEPLLKGVLEVTRSGRGFVIVPGLEEDILIRPEDLKNAMDGDTVRVKLTSGYDAKLKGKITEVVQRGRTEFIGTLQMNRGFGFVLGDKEKGLPDIYIPAENLNNAKNGQKVVARILRWEKEDKRPVGAIVSVLDEEKAGDIAMKETLLEKGFPLTFSDAAMEVAGRISDIITKEELSKRKDVRGTLTFTIDPEDAKDFDDAISFRILKNGNYEIGVHIADVSHYVVPGTALDDEAYFRATSVYLPDRVNPMLPEHISNVLCSLRPDEDKLAFSAIFQLNEKAEVKQYWLGKTVIRSNRRYTYEDAQQIIETGTGDNAEVLLTVHKLAQRLRQSRFDEGAINFNSTEVRFKLDEHGAPVGIVLKVSKEANQLIEELMLLANKYVAESASKVKINNKTLPFPYRIHDTPDEEKLLPFIAFANKFGYRFDSSSAEAIAASFDKLLRDIKGRPEEAVLQQLGIRTMAKAKYTSSNIGHYGLGFENYCHFTSPIRRYPDIMVHRILLDILEDRAKVDKKLEEKCKHCSDRERAAMEAERSANKYKQVEYMQQFVGEEFDAIISGVSKYGFWAETVAHLCEGMVSMASLSEYDTFKHSEADYALIGLRTGTKFTMGDKVRIQVVAANLEKRHLDYHWVQPASSSKPGKKRSSGKSSRQKGSRQGGK, translated from the coding sequence ATGACAAAAAAAACAAAAAAAAAGAAGTCCCGGTCATCGTCCGGAAGCGAGCCGTTGCTGAAGGGGGTGCTTGAAGTTACGAGATCCGGAAGAGGGTTTGTAATTGTACCAGGGCTTGAGGAAGATATTCTCATCCGCCCGGAAGACCTGAAGAATGCAATGGATGGCGATACGGTGCGGGTTAAACTGACCTCAGGATATGATGCCAAGCTAAAGGGAAAGATAACGGAGGTGGTACAGCGCGGAAGGACTGAGTTTATCGGAACCCTGCAAATGAACAGAGGCTTTGGATTTGTGCTGGGCGATAAAGAAAAAGGATTGCCGGATATTTATATTCCTGCAGAAAATCTGAACAATGCAAAGAACGGCCAGAAAGTAGTGGCAAGAATACTTCGTTGGGAAAAAGAAGATAAACGTCCTGTGGGCGCTATTGTATCTGTACTGGATGAAGAAAAGGCAGGTGATATTGCTATGAAAGAAACCTTGCTGGAAAAAGGATTCCCGCTTACTTTTTCTGATGCCGCTATGGAAGTGGCAGGCCGTATTTCGGATATTATTACAAAGGAAGAGCTCTCCAAGCGAAAAGATGTGCGGGGAACCCTTACATTTACAATAGATCCCGAAGATGCAAAAGATTTTGATGACGCCATCTCTTTTCGTATTTTAAAGAACGGAAACTATGAAATAGGAGTTCACATTGCAGATGTAAGCCATTATGTGGTGCCGGGCACTGCTTTAGACGATGAAGCCTACTTCAGGGCAACATCCGTATACCTGCCGGATCGTGTAAACCCCATGCTGCCTGAGCATATTTCCAATGTACTTTGTTCATTGCGGCCTGATGAAGACAAACTGGCCTTTTCTGCTATCTTCCAGTTGAATGAGAAGGCAGAGGTAAAACAATACTGGCTGGGCAAAACAGTGATCCGCTCCAACAGGCGGTATACCTATGAAGATGCCCAGCAGATCATTGAAACCGGTACAGGAGATAATGCGGAGGTGCTTTTAACCGTGCATAAATTAGCTCAACGCTTAAGGCAAAGCCGGTTTGATGAAGGCGCTATCAACTTTAACTCTACTGAAGTACGTTTTAAGCTGGATGAGCATGGTGCTCCTGTAGGCATTGTTTTAAAAGTAAGCAAGGAAGCCAACCAGCTTATTGAAGAACTGATGCTCCTGGCTAATAAATACGTGGCTGAATCTGCATCTAAAGTAAAAATCAATAATAAAACATTACCATTCCCTTACCGGATTCATGATACCCCAGATGAGGAAAAACTGCTGCCGTTTATTGCTTTTGCCAATAAGTTCGGGTACCGATTTGACAGCTCCAGCGCAGAAGCAATTGCCGCATCCTTTGATAAATTATTAAGAGATATCAAGGGACGCCCGGAAGAGGCTGTATTGCAGCAACTGGGTATCCGCACCATGGCCAAGGCCAAATACACTTCATCCAACATCGGGCATTACGGGCTGGGCTTTGAAAACTACTGCCATTTTACATCGCCGATCCGCCGTTACCCGGATATAATGGTGCATCGTATCCTGCTGGACATCCTGGAAGACAGGGCAAAGGTGGACAAGAAGCTGGAAGAAAAATGCAAACATTGCAGCGACCGGGAGCGGGCTGCTATGGAGGCGGAGCGCAGCGCTAATAAATACAAGCAGGTAGAATATATGCAGCAGTTTGTAGGCGAAGAGTTTGATGCCATCATCAGCGGTGTTTCCAAGTATGGTTTCTGGGCAGAAACGGTTGCGCATTTGTGTGAGGGTATGGTCAGCATGGCCAGCCTCTCGGAGTATGATACCTTTAAGCATTCTGAGGCAGATTATGCGCTGATAGGGCTACGCACCGGTACTAAATTTACAATGGGAGATAAGGTACGGATACAGGTAGTAGCGGCTAATCTTGAAAAAAGACATTTGGATTATCATTGGGTGCAACCCGCCTCATCATCAAAACCGGGAAAGAAGCGGTCATCAGGAAAAAGCAGCAGACAAAAGGGCAGCAGGCAGGGCGGCAAGTAG
- a CDS encoding polyprenyl synthetase family protein yields the protein MHTFEELSTLFSEKFDIAHFPQEPHTLYEPNNYFLSLGGKRLRPVLCLMANELFGEINQDAWNVACAIELFHNFTLIHDDIMDKAPLRRGKQTVHTRYNESTAILAGDVMMIRAYEYINSIDISLIQRIMHLFNHTAVEVCEGQQLDMDFEQKEPVTFDEYLKMITQKTSVLLAASLQMGGILGGGSLGNLDLLYQAGKKIGLAFQVQDDYLDAFGDPEKFGKQAGGDILANKKTFLLIRALETTTGAQKEELEALLKGNTPDKIARVLKIYRDCGVDDWAQQLKTRFLNEALEHFDDMAVLSKRKLPLKALAQKLVKREQ from the coding sequence ATGCATACATTTGAAGAATTATCCACGCTGTTTTCAGAAAAATTTGATATTGCGCATTTTCCGCAGGAGCCGCATACCTTATATGAACCGAATAATTATTTTTTATCACTGGGCGGAAAAAGGCTGCGCCCTGTTTTATGTTTAATGGCTAATGAACTGTTTGGGGAAATAAACCAGGATGCATGGAATGTGGCCTGTGCCATAGAGCTGTTTCATAACTTTACGCTGATCCATGATGATATTATGGATAAAGCGCCTTTAAGAAGGGGAAAGCAAACGGTGCATACCCGCTACAATGAAAGCACAGCCATTCTTGCAGGAGACGTAATGATGATCAGGGCTTATGAATACATTAATAGCATCGATATCTCTTTGATACAAAGAATCATGCACCTGTTTAACCACACAGCTGTTGAAGTATGTGAAGGGCAGCAGCTGGATATGGACTTTGAACAGAAGGAGCCGGTAACTTTTGATGAATATCTGAAAATGATCACACAGAAAACTTCTGTGCTCCTGGCTGCCAGTTTACAGATGGGCGGTATTTTAGGTGGTGGCAGTCTGGGGAACCTGGATCTGTTGTACCAGGCCGGTAAAAAGATCGGGCTGGCTTTTCAGGTACAGGACGATTACCTGGATGCGTTTGGCGATCCTGAAAAATTCGGAAAACAGGCCGGCGGTGATATCCTGGCCAATAAAAAGACGTTTCTTTTAATAAGAGCGCTGGAAACAACTACAGGAGCACAAAAGGAAGAGCTGGAGGCATTGCTGAAAGGGAATACTCCCGACAAGATTGCCAGGGTCTTAAAGATCTACAGGGATTGCGGGGTAGATGACTGGGCGCAGCAGCTGAAGACCCGGTTCCTGAATGAGGCCCTGGAGCATTTTGATGATATGGCTGTTCTTTCAAAAAGAAAACTTCCCCTGAAAGCGCTTGCCCAGAAACTGGTGAAAAGGGAGCAATAG
- a CDS encoding amino acid permease produces the protein MGASIFRKKKIENILAEPNEEGHHSLNKILTVKDLTFLGIAAVVGAGIFSTIGSAAYHGGPGVSLLFIITAVTCGFSALCYAEFASRVPVSGSAYTYSYISFGEVIAWVIGWALILEYAIGNIVVAISWSGYFNNLLVHIFHIHLPGWLLIDPETAVNAYHSSVKALSENTGSLTAAQISSYNFAIKSYTEAPQIGGMKVFLNLPAFFITALITWVAFVGIKESKQSANFMVLFKIAVIIFIIVAGSFFVDTNNWIPFLPNRFEGVLKGVSAVFYAYIGFDAISTTAEECRNPQRDLPKSMIYSLVICTVLYIAVALVLTGIEKYSSFKDVTDPLAFVFEKRAPWIEKIVSVSAVVATTSVLLVFQIGQPRIWMSMSRDGLLPKIFRKIHPKYKTPSFSTLLTGIIVGLGALFLESSLVTDLTSIGTLFAFILVGGGLLVLPPVKKETGKFKIPYINGRYIVPFLLALFIYCFRSRLVNALEHIGTESYQEVLFLLFLVIAAVITILTILRSYSFVPVMGVLSCLYLLIEIPAISWLWFFVWMAIGLIIYFLYGYRHSNLAKKRA, from the coding sequence ATGGGAGCATCAATCTTTCGAAAGAAAAAGATAGAAAACATTCTTGCTGAACCCAATGAAGAAGGGCACCACAGTCTCAATAAAATTCTAACTGTAAAGGATCTTACTTTTCTGGGCATTGCAGCAGTTGTGGGGGCGGGGATCTTTTCCACCATTGGCAGTGCAGCTTACCACGGTGGCCCGGGCGTTTCCCTGCTGTTTATCATAACTGCCGTTACCTGTGGCTTTTCTGCGCTTTGCTATGCTGAATTTGCAAGCAGGGTACCGGTATCCGGCAGCGCCTATACTTATTCTTATATCAGCTTTGGTGAAGTAATTGCCTGGGTCATAGGCTGGGCGCTGATCCTGGAGTATGCCATCGGTAATATTGTGGTGGCCATTTCCTGGAGCGGCTATTTTAATAACCTGCTGGTGCATATTTTTCATATTCATTTACCGGGCTGGTTACTTATTGATCCTGAAACGGCGGTGAATGCTTATCATAGCTCTGTAAAGGCTTTATCTGAAAACACAGGCTCATTAACAGCTGCGCAAATCTCCAGCTATAACTTTGCCATTAAATCGTATACTGAAGCTCCGCAAATAGGAGGGATGAAGGTGTTCCTGAATTTGCCGGCATTTTTTATAACTGCACTGATCACCTGGGTGGCGTTTGTAGGCATTAAAGAAAGTAAACAGTCTGCTAATTTTATGGTGCTCTTTAAAATCGCAGTCATTATCTTTATCATTGTCGCCGGTTCCTTTTTTGTAGATACCAATAACTGGATTCCCTTTCTGCCCAACCGTTTTGAAGGAGTTTTAAAAGGTGTATCGGCTGTATTCTACGCCTATATAGGGTTTGATGCCATTTCAACCACAGCAGAGGAATGCCGCAATCCGCAGCGCGATCTGCCCAAAAGCATGATCTATTCCCTTGTTATTTGCACAGTACTCTATATTGCCGTAGCGCTTGTTTTAACTGGAATTGAAAAGTATTCTTCTTTTAAGGATGTTACAGATCCGCTGGCATTTGTATTTGAGAAGCGGGCACCCTGGATCGAGAAGATTGTGTCTGTAAGCGCAGTGGTGGCCACTACATCTGTATTGCTGGTCTTTCAGATAGGCCAGCCCAGGATCTGGATGAGCATGAGCCGCGATGGACTGTTGCCAAAGATCTTCCGGAAAATACATCCCAAATACAAGACGCCTTCTTTTTCAACGCTGCTGACTGGTATTATCGTGGGGTTGGGCGCATTGTTCCTGGAAAGCAGCCTGGTAACGGATCTCACAAGCATCGGCACCTTATTTGCATTTATTCTGGTTGGAGGCGGTTTACTCGTATTGCCCCCTGTAAAAAAGGAAACGGGCAAATTTAAAATTCCCTATATTAACGGGCGGTATATTGTTCCTTTCTTGCTGGCATTATTCATCTACTGCTTCCGCAGCCGGCTGGTAAACGCATTGGAGCATATAGGGACCGAAAGTTACCAGGAAGTGCTGTTTCTGTTATTTCTGGTTATTGCGGCGGTTATTACAATACTTACGATTCTTCGCAGCTATTCTTTTGTTCCTGTAATGGGCGTGCTTTCCTGTCTCTACCTGCTTATAGAAATTCCTGCCATAAGCTGGCTGTGGTTCTTTGTGTGGATGGCGATCGGGCTGATCATTTATTTTTTATACGGCTACCGGCACAGCAACCTGGCAAAGAAAAGGGCTTGA
- a CDS encoding Smr/MutS family protein, with translation MKYQVGDKVLIQHSEEEGIIVDFINDKMVMVDVRGVQFPVYIDQIDFPYFKNFTQKKKEQQGKARRFVEDLKKEKKPAGEKEEDGVWLNFLPVSDTDEFGDEVVELLKVHLVNNTGTAYNFKYALNFFGEPEFELKNTLLPFQHFYMHDIPFGDVSDSPSFDFEFTLARPEKSKATHFETAVKLKPKQLFAKIEELRQKNQATFSYKLFDVYPDKAMEEAPMDISLSKLGQKFKVYNAQEARKHLEPARTVVDLHIDKLTDDHSRMNNFEMLTLQLDTFEKYYNLAVTHMQPMLTIIHGVGTGKLRDEIHDALRHKKEVSYFVNQYHPSYGYGATEIYFKY, from the coding sequence GTGAAATATCAGGTAGGCGATAAGGTTTTAATACAACATTCGGAAGAAGAAGGCATCATTGTTGATTTTATCAATGATAAGATGGTGATGGTAGATGTGCGGGGCGTTCAGTTTCCCGTTTACATAGACCAGATCGATTTTCCTTATTTTAAGAATTTTACACAAAAGAAAAAAGAACAGCAAGGCAAAGCCCGCCGGTTTGTTGAGGATCTGAAAAAAGAAAAAAAGCCTGCCGGGGAGAAAGAAGAAGACGGGGTATGGCTGAATTTCCTGCCGGTGTCTGATACAGACGAATTTGGAGATGAGGTGGTAGAGCTTTTAAAAGTGCATCTTGTTAATAATACAGGCACTGCCTATAATTTTAAATATGCACTGAACTTTTTTGGTGAGCCCGAATTTGAATTAAAAAATACCCTTCTGCCTTTTCAGCATTTTTATATGCATGATATTCCTTTCGGGGATGTGAGCGACAGCCCTTCGTTTGATTTCGAATTTACATTAGCCAGGCCCGAAAAATCAAAAGCAACTCATTTTGAAACGGCTGTTAAGCTGAAGCCAAAACAGCTTTTTGCAAAAATTGAAGAGCTGCGGCAGAAAAACCAGGCCACCTTTTCCTATAAGCTTTTTGATGTATATCCTGATAAAGCCATGGAAGAAGCCCCCATGGATATTTCTTTGAGCAAGCTTGGCCAGAAGTTCAAAGTATACAATGCACAGGAAGCCCGTAAACACCTGGAACCTGCAAGAACCGTTGTAGACCTGCATATTGATAAGCTGACAGACGATCATTCGCGTATGAACAATTTTGAAATGCTTACCCTGCAACTGGATACTTTTGAAAAGTACTATAACCTGGCCGTAACCCATATGCAGCCGATGCTTACGATCATTCACGGTGTGGGCACCGGTAAGCTGCGCGATGAGATACATGATGCATTGCGTCATAAAAAAGAGGTCAGCTATTTTGTGAACCAGTATCATCCTTCCTATGGCTATGGCGCTACCGAAATTTATTTTAAGTATTAA